One segment of Macrotis lagotis isolate mMagLag1 chromosome 1, bilby.v1.9.chrom.fasta, whole genome shotgun sequence DNA contains the following:
- the C1H20orf144 gene encoding uncharacterized protein C20orf144 homolog, with product MGNYNSRKKTKTPKQGLKEKPPDMEKAKKKKAFFGHLKRKSSPQIVLFLPLDKRNQLTEISMPPGSWTGRQGDKAGATATPVASSLRGAGDGTDCLEGSWAHEMKKILVFLLLLDARLQDEWWGVDSSTKSTQSWQHLHTYLLTENEAEDQPHPQRRWHRSRYQC from the exons ATGGGTAACTACAACTCTCGAAAGAAAACCAAGACTCCCAAGCAGGGACTGAAGGAAAAACCCCCAGACATGGAAAAGGCCAAGAAGAAGAAGGCCTTCTTTGGCCACTTGAAGAGAAAATCAAGT CCCCAGATTGTGTTGTTCCTGCCCTTGGACAAAAGGAACCAACTGACAGAGATCAGCATGCCCCCTGGATCCTGGACTGGAAGGCAGGGGGATAAGGCTGGGGCAACAGCAACACCAGTTGCCTCCTCCCTGAGAGGTGCAGGTGATGGGACAGATTGCCTGGAGGGCTCTTGGGCTCATGAGATGAAGAAGATTTTGGTATTCCTGCTACTACTAGATGCTCGACTGCAGGATGAGTGGTGGGGAGTGGACAGTAGTACCAAGAGTACCCAGTCCTGGCAGCACCTTCACACCTATCTGCTGACTGAGAATGAGGCTGAGGACCAGCCGCATCCACAGAGGCGCTGGCACCGAAGCCGCTACCAATGCTGA
- the E2F1 gene encoding transcription factor E2F1 isoform X2 has translation MAPAASPIGVKRKLDLETDHQYIAEGSQPTRARPRPPGKGVKSPGEKSRYETSLNLTTKRFLELLNQSTDGVVDLNWAAEVLKVQKRRIYDITNVLEGIQLITKKSKNHIQWLGNHSVAVNASKHQMLAKDLHHLQEAERQLDDLIQMCTVQLKLLTEDADNQHLAYVTCQDLRSIADPAEQMVMVIKAPPETQLQAADPAEAFQISLKSSRGPIDVFLCPEESSDACSPVKSPFKATPEETGLSLEPTPPPQPPPPPPSPLAASTQDGSLPLLTSEQEHLLSRASPASLRASAEDGRLSPLVSVDSLLEQVKEDFSSLLPDEFISLSPPQGQDYHFGLEEGEGIRELFDCDFGDFTPLDF, from the exons GTGAAAAGGAAACTGGACTTGGAAACAGACCATCAGTACATAGCTGAAGGCAGCCAGCCAACCCGGGCCAGACCCAGACCCCCTGGCAAAG GTGTCAAGTCCCCAGGGGAGAAGTCTCGATATGAGACCTCATTGAACCTGACCACCAAACGCTTCCTGGAGTTGCTGAACCAGTCCACAGATGGTGTGGTGGACCTGAACTGGGCAGCTGAGGTACTGAAGGTGCAGAAACGGCGCATCTATGACATCACCAACGTGCTCGAAGGCATCCAGCTTATCACCAAGAAATCCAAGAACCACATCCAGTGGCT GGGGAATCATTCTGTAGCCGTCAACGCCAGCAAGCACCAGATGCTAGCCAAGGACTTGCATCATCTTCAGGAGGCTGAGAGACAGTTGGATGACTTGATCCAGATGTGCACCGTTCAGCTCAAACTGCTCACTGAAGATGCCGACAATCAGCA CTTAGCCTATGTGACCTGCCAAGACCTACGCAGTATAGCAGACCCTGCAGAGCAGATGGTGATGGTGATTAAGGCCCCACCTGAGACACAGCTGCAGGCAGCAGATCCCGCAGAG GCATTCCAGATCTCCCTGAAAAGCAGCCGAGGTCCCATAGACGTGTTCCTGTGTCCTGAGGAAAGCTCTGATGCATGCAGTCCTGTGAAGAGTCCCTTCAAAGCGACTCCCGAGGAGACTGGCCTCAGTCTGGAGCCCACACCTCCCCCCCAGCCACCCCCACCGCCCCCCAGCCCCCTCGCAGCCTCCACACAGGATGGCAGCTTGCCCCTTCTCACCAGTGAGCAAG AACACCTCCTGTCCCGGGCAAGCCCAGCATCCCTCAGAGCCTCGGCAGAAGATGGACGTCTGTCCCCATTAGTGTCTGTGGACAGCCTCCTGGAACAGGTGAAGGAGGATTTCTCCAGCCTCCTGCCAGACGAGTTCATCAGCCTCTCCCCTCCTCAGGGCCAGGACTATCACTTTGGTCTGGAGGAAGGAGAAGGCATCAGGGAACTCTTTGACTGTGACTTTGGGGACTTCACCCCCCTGGATTTCTGA